In Thiovibrio frasassiensis, one DNA window encodes the following:
- a CDS encoding triose-phosphate isomerase, translating into MRRYLLANWKAHKTLGEAEAWLETFARSHRLDPHLQVILAPPVPFLIPLWRKLQKMNLSNLALAVQDLSPFPPGAYTGAVAAEMVRDFAEYAIIGHSERRRYFHETHQEIGNKVREAVAAGITPILCLDQPYARAQLAAIEEEDLPGLLIGYGPVEAIGIEVPQSFAKAGAAIAAIRGMAPDTPILFGGSINAKNASEYSALAGSSGLMVGTASLDAEEFGAIGRTLSGGASNPG; encoded by the coding sequence ATGCGCAGATACCTGCTGGCCAACTGGAAAGCACACAAAACCCTGGGTGAGGCGGAAGCGTGGCTGGAAACATTTGCCCGCAGCCATCGTCTTGACCCGCACCTGCAGGTGATCCTTGCCCCGCCGGTTCCCTTTCTTATCCCATTGTGGCGGAAACTGCAAAAAATGAACCTTAGCAACCTGGCCCTGGCGGTGCAGGATCTTTCCCCCTTTCCGCCGGGCGCCTACACCGGCGCGGTGGCGGCCGAGATGGTCAGGGATTTTGCCGAGTATGCCATTATCGGACATTCGGAACGGCGCCGCTACTTCCATGAAACCCACCAGGAGATTGGCAACAAGGTGCGTGAAGCGGTTGCCGCCGGGATCACCCCCATCCTCTGCCTGGACCAGCCCTATGCCCGGGCCCAGCTGGCGGCCATCGAGGAAGAGGATTTGCCCGGGCTGCTCATCGGTTATGGTCCGGTGGAGGCCATCGGTATCGAGGTGCCGCAATCCTTTGCCAAGGCAGGTGCGGCCATCGCTGCAATCCGGGGCATGGCGCCGGACACCCCGATTCTTTTCGGCGGCTCAATCAATGCGAAAAACGCCAGCGAGTATAGTGCCCTGGCCGGGAGCAGCGGCTTGATGGTCGGCACGGCCAGCCTGGATGCGGAGGAATTCGGTGCCATCGGTCGCACGCTCTCCGGCGGCGCAAGCAATCCTGGTTGA
- a CDS encoding DUF3786 domain-containing protein, whose product MSKAAYTPLEVYKILPQSNCGKCRLPSCLAFAAAIVAGSKQLQECPDLDPTTAAGFSARYRQPGLKEENQAEFLDRLQAKMALVDLAAVAPLIGATVKGESIVINSLGKDFVLDRRGRMTSECHIIPWVLAPLLSCITHQSHAEISGSWISFREIPGGIEWQGLFSSRCEEPLRRLADANPELLTDLIGLFMGKSIAWYEADIALILHPLPKVPLLICYQGPEGDLHSKLTILFDASCSTNLHIKSIYTLCSGLVQMFAKISEHHR is encoded by the coding sequence ATGTCCAAAGCCGCCTACACCCCCCTTGAGGTCTATAAGATCCTGCCGCAATCCAATTGCGGCAAATGCCGGCTTCCCTCCTGCCTCGCCTTTGCCGCGGCAATCGTGGCGGGGAGCAAGCAGCTCCAGGAATGCCCGGACCTGGACCCGACTACTGCGGCGGGATTTTCCGCCCGGTATCGGCAGCCAGGACTCAAGGAGGAGAATCAGGCGGAGTTCCTCGACAGGCTGCAAGCCAAGATGGCCCTGGTCGATCTGGCTGCGGTTGCCCCCCTGATCGGGGCGACGGTCAAGGGCGAGAGCATCGTCATCAACTCCCTGGGCAAGGATTTCGTCCTGGACCGCCGGGGCAGGATGACCTCGGAATGCCATATCATCCCCTGGGTCCTGGCCCCGCTGCTCTCCTGCATCACCCACCAGAGCCATGCGGAGATCAGCGGCAGCTGGATCTCCTTTCGGGAGATTCCCGGGGGCATCGAATGGCAGGGGCTCTTCAGCAGCCGCTGCGAGGAACCGCTCAGGAGACTGGCGGACGCCAACCCGGAGCTGCTCACCGACCTGATCGGGCTCTTCATGGGGAAATCCATTGCCTGGTACGAGGCGGATATCGCCCTGATCCTCCATCCCCTGCCGAAAGTCCCCCTGCTCATCTGCTACCAAGGGCCGGAGGGCGACCTGCACTCCAAGCTCACCATCTTGTTTGATGCCTCCTGCAGCACCAATCTCCATATCAAATCCATCTACACCCTCTGCTCGGGACTGGTGCAGATGTTTGCCAAGATTAGCGAACATCACCGCTGA
- a CDS encoding GNAT family N-acetyltransferase: MKIRKLTPENYPKVSALLRQAFPDSSEEVQLVENLHANGKEMHEWICIHVNAVIGYIAFSKAYNGAAVCGLHLAPLAVKPEFQGQGVGSELLRFALRQEGIKDATIFVLGEPHFYQRFGFSPCVMPICPFEPSNAHFLSLRNTSESQFSVRYEPEFKAGPRKAKRSKRRR; this comes from the coding sequence GTGAAGATACGTAAACTCACCCCGGAAAATTATCCCAAGGTTTCCGCCTTGTTGCGCCAAGCCTTCCCTGACAGCAGCGAGGAGGTGCAGCTGGTGGAGAATCTCCATGCAAATGGCAAGGAGATGCATGAGTGGATCTGCATCCATGTCAATGCGGTCATCGGCTATATCGCCTTCAGTAAGGCGTATAACGGCGCCGCGGTTTGCGGCCTGCACTTGGCGCCCTTGGCCGTGAAGCCGGAGTTTCAGGGCCAGGGGGTCGGCTCGGAGCTGCTGCGCTTTGCCCTGCGCCAGGAGGGGATCAAGGATGCGACCATCTTTGTCCTCGGCGAGCCCCATTTTTACCAGAGGTTCGGTTTCAGCCCCTGCGTGATGCCGATCTGCCCCTTTGAGCCCAGCAATGCGCATTTTCTCAGTCTCCGCAATACCAGCGAAAGCCAGTTCAGCGTGCGGTATGAGCCGGAGTTTAAAGCCGGTCCCAGGAAAGCCAAGCGGAGCAAAAGGAGGCGTTGA
- a CDS encoding radical SAM protein, translating into MISRVVFSVTYDCPISCKYCVTESGPWNGPALDAPFMSRVIDQALELGSLIVVVFTGGEPLLKLRDVKETIRYAQQHRLWTRIVTNSFWAATPDIALQILGDLKQAGLSEINLSCDDLHQEHIPLERVRNAYLAARELELPILIAHKRVKNGQITPESISDFFGVKLSEFKEGGVNQKTDLYSSSLTIPVGHGAKTLNLDDHIIYPTSPSAYSSPCSSILSSIIVSPAKDVRICCGMIDQRVPELTIGSLESQTLAEIVCEGNADLIANWLALEGPYGIMRFIREKAPEINFQDQYVNHCHLCNDIFTRDDVRKAIKQHAHEKVEAISLQRGFLEALRFKDEAAEIRG; encoded by the coding sequence ATGATTTCACGCGTGGTATTTTCCGTTACCTACGATTGTCCTATCAGCTGCAAATACTGTGTGACCGAGTCGGGACCATGGAATGGCCCCGCCCTCGACGCCCCTTTTATGAGCAGGGTAATTGATCAGGCCCTGGAATTGGGGAGTCTCATCGTCGTTGTCTTTACGGGAGGGGAGCCTCTCCTCAAGCTGCGCGATGTGAAGGAGACAATTCGCTATGCGCAACAACACCGGCTATGGACTCGCATCGTTACCAACTCCTTCTGGGCCGCCACCCCGGATATTGCGTTGCAGATACTTGGCGATCTCAAGCAGGCTGGGTTGTCTGAAATCAACTTGAGTTGCGATGATCTCCATCAGGAGCATATTCCCTTAGAGCGGGTTCGCAATGCCTATCTGGCCGCCAGAGAACTTGAGCTGCCGATTCTTATCGCTCACAAGCGGGTAAAAAACGGACAGATCACCCCCGAATCCATCTCTGATTTTTTCGGTGTAAAGCTGAGCGAATTCAAAGAGGGTGGGGTAAATCAGAAGACCGATCTGTATAGTTCATCCCTGACAATACCAGTTGGCCACGGGGCCAAAACGCTTAACCTGGACGATCACATTATCTACCCAACAAGTCCGTCAGCATACAGCTCTCCTTGCAGCAGCATTCTCAGCTCCATTATTGTTTCCCCCGCCAAGGATGTCCGGATTTGCTGCGGCATGATCGACCAGCGGGTTCCGGAACTCACCATTGGCAGTCTTGAAAGTCAGACCCTGGCCGAGATCGTTTGCGAAGGGAACGCCGACCTGATTGCCAATTGGCTTGCTCTGGAAGGCCCTTACGGCATCATGCGTTTCATTCGGGAAAAGGCGCCGGAGATCAATTTTCAAGATCAGTATGTCAACCACTGTCACCTCTGCAACGACATCTTCACCAGGGACGATGTCCGAAAGGCAATCAAGCAGCATGCCCATGAAAAAGTCGAAGCGATTTCCCTGCAAAGAGGGTTTCTGGAAGCGTTACGCTTCAAGGATGAAGCAGCAGAAATAAGGGGGTAA
- a CDS encoding putative RNA methyltransferase: MSSLLQCPVCREPLLPTPSGYQCAALHSFDVARQGYVNLVLAQNKHSKEPGDDPEMVLSRRRFLDLGYYNPISDGVNEAVASVLAQVALGSECSVLDAGCGEGFYLARLKEALSRGRGAQPGMEYHGVDVSKFAVRQATQRDRSLGWFVASINDLPYLDGSLDIVLNVFSPANIPEFARILKQGGSLLFVSPGPRHLNGLREIIYPVTREHGAPAITEKADPLFAPATVARITYPLALENNLEIMDLLAMTPYYWNIDRETKGKVAALNRLQLDVDVEIRLFRKK, translated from the coding sequence ATGTCCTCTCTTCTCCAATGCCCGGTTTGCCGGGAACCGCTGCTGCCCACCCCCTCCGGCTACCAATGCGCTGCATTGCACAGCTTCGATGTTGCCCGCCAGGGGTATGTCAACCTGGTGCTTGCCCAGAACAAACATTCCAAGGAGCCGGGGGACGACCCGGAGATGGTCCTGAGCCGGAGGCGGTTCCTGGATCTGGGGTATTACAACCCGATCTCCGACGGGGTCAACGAGGCCGTCGCTTCCGTGCTTGCGCAAGTGGCGCTTGGCAGCGAATGCTCCGTGCTCGATGCCGGCTGCGGCGAAGGCTTTTATCTTGCCCGCCTCAAAGAGGCGTTGAGCCGGGGTCGCGGTGCGCAGCCGGGGATGGAATACCACGGGGTGGATGTCTCCAAGTTTGCCGTTCGCCAAGCCACTCAGCGGGACCGGAGCCTGGGCTGGTTCGTGGCGAGCATCAACGATCTCCCTTATCTGGATGGTTCTCTCGATATCGTGCTCAATGTCTTTTCCCCGGCCAATATCCCGGAGTTCGCCCGGATCCTCAAACAGGGCGGCAGTCTCCTCTTCGTCAGCCCCGGCCCGCGTCACCTCAATGGTCTGCGGGAGATCATCTATCCGGTCACCCGGGAGCATGGTGCGCCTGCGATCACCGAAAAGGCCGATCCGCTTTTTGCCCCGGCCACCGTGGCGCGGATCACCTATCCGCTCGCCCTTGAAAACAATCTGGAGATCATGGATCTGCTGGCCATGACCCCCTATTACTGGAACATCGATCGGGAGACCAAGGGTAAGGTGGCGGCCCTGAACCGCTTGCAGCTGGATGTGGATGTGGAGATCCGGCTCTTCAGGAAAAAGTGA
- the cysS gene encoding cysteine--tRNA ligase, with amino-acid sequence MSLEIYNTKTGRKAPFVPLEEGKVKLYVCGITAYDYCHIGHARSALVFDMIVRYLRFRGYAVTFVRNFTDIDDKIIKRAQEQNTTCEELSSRFITMFHEDMASLSILPPTIEPKATEHVGEIIGLIEDLIDKGLAYQVETDVYYRVTGFTGYGSLSGRNLEDMQAGARVSVNEKKEHPMDFALWKGSKPGEPTWESPWGPGRPGWHIECSAMSRKYLGNSFDIHGGGKDLVFPHHENEMAQSEGVSGEEFVKYWVHHGFVTIKDEKMSKSLGNFLTIREVLDKFPAEALRLFIFSTHYRNPLDYSEAAMLDAVAGLNRLYTCLAEIEQLDLSANEQAASGISKADREKIETLAERFLKAMDNDFNSAQGLGHLFDAVKILNKIRQHLPGKPASLDLQLLKDGAKTTREMANTLGLLSEEPVQYMHKEQEKILKTLAITPEEIEKGIAERTAAREAKNWARADAIRDQLLAQGIELKDGPTGTSWQVKLP; translated from the coding sequence ATGAGTCTCGAGATCTACAACACCAAAACCGGTCGAAAAGCCCCTTTTGTCCCCCTGGAAGAGGGTAAGGTCAAGCTCTATGTCTGCGGCATCACCGCCTACGATTACTGCCATATAGGCCATGCCCGCTCCGCCCTGGTGTTCGACATGATCGTCCGCTACCTGCGTTTCCGGGGTTATGCGGTAACCTTTGTCCGCAATTTCACTGACATCGACGACAAGATCATCAAGCGGGCCCAGGAACAAAACACCACCTGCGAAGAGCTTTCCAGCCGCTTTATCACCATGTTCCATGAGGACATGGCCAGCCTCTCCATCCTTCCCCCCACCATCGAACCGAAGGCCACGGAACATGTGGGCGAGATCATCGGGCTGATCGAAGACCTCATCGACAAGGGGCTCGCATACCAGGTGGAGACCGATGTCTATTACCGGGTAACCGGCTTCACCGGCTACGGTTCCCTTTCCGGCCGCAACCTGGAAGATATGCAGGCCGGCGCCCGCGTCTCGGTGAACGAGAAGAAAGAACACCCCATGGATTTTGCTCTCTGGAAAGGAAGCAAGCCGGGGGAGCCCACCTGGGAAAGCCCTTGGGGCCCAGGCCGTCCGGGCTGGCACATCGAATGCTCGGCCATGAGCCGCAAATACCTGGGCAACTCCTTTGACATCCACGGCGGCGGCAAGGATCTGGTCTTCCCCCACCATGAAAACGAGATGGCCCAGAGCGAAGGGGTCAGCGGCGAAGAGTTCGTCAAGTACTGGGTGCACCACGGCTTTGTCACCATCAAGGACGAAAAGATGTCCAAGTCGTTGGGCAACTTTCTCACCATCCGGGAGGTGCTCGACAAATTCCCCGCGGAGGCGTTGCGGCTCTTCATCTTTTCCACCCACTACCGCAACCCGCTTGACTACTCCGAGGCGGCCATGCTCGATGCGGTGGCCGGCCTCAACCGGTTATACACCTGCCTGGCCGAAATCGAGCAGCTGGACCTCAGCGCCAATGAGCAGGCAGCCTCCGGTATCTCCAAGGCAGACCGCGAAAAGATCGAAACCCTGGCCGAACGCTTCCTCAAGGCCATGGACAACGATTTCAATTCCGCCCAGGGTCTGGGCCATCTTTTCGATGCGGTGAAGATCCTCAACAAGATCCGCCAGCATCTGCCCGGCAAACCGGCCAGCCTCGATCTGCAACTGCTTAAAGACGGCGCGAAAACCACCCGGGAGATGGCCAACACCCTGGGGTTGCTCAGCGAAGAGCCGGTCCAGTACATGCACAAAGAGCAAGAGAAAATCCTCAAGACCCTCGCCATTACTCCGGAGGAGATCGAAAAGGGGATCGCGGAAAGAACTGCGGCCAGGGAAGCAAAAAACTGGGCACGCGCCGATGCAATCCGCGACCAACTTTTGGCCCAGGGCATCGAGCTGAAGGATGGCCCCACCGGGACCTCCTGGCAGGTCAAACTTCCCTAA
- a CDS encoding Fic family protein encodes MVYVPKFIITPHLLAEVEQVAALRERIQSAVVDLAWIPALQKDTRTRNVHASTAIEGNPLTLEQVRVLDEGRELSAVGPRHEREVLNYFAGLRHVEKNAAIKTIRHTDILELHRILAGEVMDQGTAGKYRTIGVRVGEYLPPPPEAVSGLMFELLEWWNTTSQQLSPVISSAILHYRVEAIHPFADGNGRTGRALALWELYRRGFDTHHIFSVDEYYWEDRPRYYAALAAVRQDGEDLTGWLEYCTTGLKQTLERAWLRIQTFQIKSVEKLVLRPRQEQLLHLLRDHGSMAPSEIWQALSVSRQGAMDLLRPLLDAGLVEKIGGKKTGHYVLKKQ; translated from the coding sequence ATGGTCTACGTCCCCAAATTTATCATAACCCCGCACCTACTTGCCGAAGTCGAACAAGTAGCGGCATTGCGCGAACGGATCCAAAGCGCTGTGGTGGACCTTGCCTGGATTCCCGCCTTACAGAAAGACACCCGCACCCGGAATGTTCATGCCTCGACGGCCATTGAGGGCAACCCGCTGACCCTTGAGCAAGTCCGGGTCCTCGATGAGGGGCGCGAGCTTTCCGCTGTCGGCCCCAGACACGAGCGGGAGGTTCTCAATTATTTCGCCGGACTGCGGCATGTGGAAAAAAACGCGGCCATAAAAACCATCCGTCATACAGACATTCTGGAGCTGCACCGGATTCTGGCCGGAGAGGTGATGGATCAGGGCACGGCAGGGAAATACCGGACGATTGGGGTGCGGGTCGGGGAGTATCTCCCCCCTCCGCCGGAGGCTGTCTCGGGGTTGATGTTTGAGTTGCTGGAATGGTGGAATACAACATCGCAACAACTCTCGCCGGTGATCAGTTCCGCCATCCTCCATTACCGCGTCGAGGCCATCCATCCCTTTGCCGACGGCAACGGCCGCACGGGCCGGGCGCTCGCTTTGTGGGAACTCTACCGGCGAGGGTTTGACACCCATCATATCTTTTCGGTGGATGAATATTACTGGGAAGACCGACCAAGGTACTATGCCGCGCTGGCTGCTGTGCGGCAGGATGGAGAAGACCTGACAGGTTGGCTGGAATACTGCACGACGGGCCTCAAACAAACACTGGAACGTGCCTGGCTGCGGATTCAAACCTTCCAGATTAAATCCGTGGAAAAACTGGTCCTGCGGCCGCGCCAGGAACAGCTGCTCCATCTGCTCCGCGATCATGGAAGCATGGCCCCCAGCGAAATATGGCAGGCGTTGTCCGTATCCCGACAGGGGGCGATGGACTTATTGCGTCCGTTGCTCGATGCGGGTTTGGTCGAAAAAATTGGCGGGAAAAAAACCGGTCATTATGTTTTGAAGAAGCAATGA
- the amrB gene encoding AmmeMemoRadiSam system protein B, protein MKREPAVAYQFYPGDPATLKETLDRLIPAATAKQKALAVVSPHAGYIYSGSVAGETFAAVEIPRDILVMGPNHHGYGASVALMEKGAWDMPLGEVAINTVLARHLLAQTEIIETDTLAHRFEHSLEVQVPFLQYFRPDLTLTPLVISHLSFKSCQIVGEAIAAAIEQYGKPVLIVASSDMTHYESRESATTKDALALKQLMAMDPQALYNTVLGKKISMCGIMPATIALIAALRLGASQARLIRYTDSGEASGDINQVVGYAGVVIS, encoded by the coding sequence ATGAAACGAGAGCCTGCGGTTGCCTATCAGTTTTATCCCGGAGACCCCGCCACCCTGAAAGAGACCCTTGACCGCCTCATCCCTGCCGCCACCGCCAAGCAAAAGGCCCTGGCCGTGGTTTCGCCCCATGCCGGCTATATCTATTCCGGCTCCGTGGCCGGGGAGACCTTCGCCGCCGTGGAGATTCCCCGCGACATCCTGGTCATGGGCCCCAACCATCACGGCTACGGCGCCTCCGTTGCCCTGATGGAGAAAGGCGCCTGGGACATGCCCTTGGGGGAGGTGGCGATCAACACCGTGCTGGCCCGCCACCTCCTGGCCCAGACGGAGATTATCGAAACTGACACCCTGGCCCACCGGTTCGAACATTCCCTGGAGGTCCAGGTGCCGTTTTTGCAGTATTTCCGGCCGGACCTGACCCTGACCCCCCTGGTGATTTCCCATCTTTCCTTCAAGTCCTGCCAGATTGTCGGCGAGGCGATCGCCGCAGCGATCGAACAATACGGCAAGCCGGTCCTCATCGTGGCCAGTTCGGATATGACCCACTACGAATCCCGTGAGTCCGCCACCACCAAGGATGCCCTGGCCCTCAAGCAGCTCATGGCCATGGACCCTCAGGCACTGTATAATACGGTCTTGGGCAAAAAGATCAGCATGTGCGGGATCATGCCCGCCACCATCGCCCTCATCGCCGCCCTCCGCTTGGGAGCAAGCCAGGCCCGGCTCATCCGCTACACCGACTCCGGCGAGGCCAGCGGCGACATCAATCAGGTGGTCGGCTATGCCGGGGTGGTGATTTCCTGA
- a CDS encoding HesB/IscA family protein yields the protein MHITIKEKAATMLNSKLTPGEFLRVFVKEGGCAGLTYGAAIAKEMQPNESVVHTAGAIRIVTDAPSVQFLDGLVIDYSDELLNGGLQFTNANTKTTCGCGQSFNLQGFPKIEGGKCKV from the coding sequence ATGCATATCACCATCAAAGAAAAAGCAGCAACGATGCTGAACAGCAAGCTGACCCCGGGGGAGTTCCTCCGGGTCTTCGTCAAGGAAGGGGGGTGTGCCGGTCTGACCTACGGGGCGGCCATCGCCAAGGAGATGCAGCCCAATGAGAGTGTGGTCCATACGGCGGGTGCGATCCGGATCGTGACCGATGCACCCAGTGTGCAGTTTCTCGACGGGCTGGTCATCGATTACTCCGACGAGCTGCTCAACGGCGGCTTGCAGTTCACCAACGCCAATACGAAAACCACCTGCGGCTGCGGCCAGAGCTTCAACCTGCAGGGGTTTCCCAAGATCGAAGGCGGCAAGTGTAAGGTTTGA
- a CDS encoding DNA topoisomerase 3: protein MKVIIAEKPSVARDIAEVLDIKAKKKGYIEGRGCAITWAFGHLVTLQEPGDYDPALKHWSLDTLPFVPEQFKLTLIKNRGVDEQFRVIETLCKQAEEIVCATDAGREGELIFRYILALCNCEDKPIRRLWLNSLTPDAIQEAFKDLKDGHDYDPLYAAARCRSESDWIVGLNATRYYTVRHGRIGGGSDRVLWSIGRVQTPVLAMIVERDDTILQFRPQLFWELTSKYREVVFKYTGKRFETPEKAQLLLEKITDHPFAVTGIAAKEKKEQPPQLFDLTTLQREINKLHGISAADTLAATQNLYEKKFVTYPRTDSRYLSKDLQPRIPKIMEQLKPSHPEAIAPLNLAKLPFSKRIIDDTKVSDHHAIIPTGVKPHGLGANEQLVYEAIATQFIAAFYPVCVKNLTTVEGISNGVKFEAKGTQIVAPGWTVLFANKKHSQEAAEEQSLPLFSEGETGPHEPALREGKTIPPKHFSENSLLGAMEAAGKFVEDDTLREALKERGIGTPATRAAIIETLLSRNYIRRDKKHLRCTDMGRCLIALIRDPLLKSPEMTGEWEEKLKKIERSQLDPDEFMTTISGYIRTLITSSSAARLDTSRWGSCPLCGKEVVKGNKAYGCSGWKEGCGFVLDPECKGVPLTPKQIQLLLQQRILEQPVRIEEEARMLILSTQGMVMDLKLPSAERQKKVEKNDRP, encoded by the coding sequence ATGAAAGTGATTATTGCCGAGAAGCCCTCCGTGGCCCGCGACATTGCCGAGGTCCTCGATATCAAGGCCAAGAAAAAGGGGTACATCGAGGGGCGGGGCTGCGCGATCACCTGGGCTTTCGGCCATCTCGTCACCTTACAAGAGCCGGGCGACTATGATCCGGCCCTCAAGCACTGGTCGCTCGATACCCTCCCCTTCGTGCCGGAGCAGTTCAAGCTCACCCTAATCAAGAACCGCGGGGTGGACGAGCAGTTCCGGGTGATCGAAACCCTGTGCAAGCAGGCCGAAGAGATTGTCTGCGCCACGGATGCCGGGCGGGAAGGCGAGTTGATCTTCCGCTACATCCTGGCCCTGTGCAACTGCGAGGATAAGCCCATCCGCCGCCTCTGGCTCAACTCGCTGACCCCCGATGCCATTCAGGAAGCGTTCAAGGATCTCAAGGACGGCCACGATTACGACCCGCTCTATGCCGCGGCCCGCTGCCGCAGCGAATCAGACTGGATCGTCGGCCTCAACGCCACCCGCTACTATACCGTGCGCCACGGCCGGATCGGCGGGGGCAGCGACCGGGTGCTCTGGAGCATCGGCAGGGTACAGACCCCGGTCCTGGCCATGATCGTGGAGCGCGACGACACCATCCTCCAGTTCCGGCCCCAGCTCTTCTGGGAGCTGACCAGCAAGTACCGGGAGGTGGTGTTCAAGTACACGGGCAAGCGGTTTGAAACACCGGAAAAAGCGCAACTGCTGCTGGAGAAAATCACCGACCACCCCTTTGCCGTCACCGGGATTGCGGCGAAAGAGAAAAAAGAACAGCCGCCCCAACTCTTCGACCTCACCACCCTGCAGCGGGAGATCAACAAGCTTCACGGGATCTCGGCCGCCGACACCCTGGCCGCCACCCAGAACCTCTACGAGAAAAAGTTCGTCACCTATCCGCGTACCGATTCCCGCTACCTGAGCAAGGACCTGCAGCCGCGGATCCCCAAGATCATGGAGCAGCTTAAGCCCAGCCACCCCGAGGCGATCGCGCCCCTCAACCTGGCGAAGCTCCCTTTCAGCAAGCGGATCATCGACGACACCAAGGTGAGCGATCACCACGCCATCATCCCCACCGGGGTCAAACCGCATGGCCTGGGGGCCAACGAACAGCTGGTCTACGAGGCCATCGCCACCCAGTTCATCGCCGCCTTCTACCCGGTCTGCGTCAAAAATCTCACCACGGTGGAGGGGATCAGCAACGGGGTGAAGTTTGAGGCCAAGGGGACCCAGATCGTTGCGCCCGGCTGGACCGTGCTCTTTGCCAACAAGAAACACTCCCAGGAGGCGGCGGAAGAACAGTCCTTGCCCCTTTTCAGCGAGGGGGAAACCGGGCCGCACGAGCCCGCCCTGCGCGAAGGCAAGACTATTCCCCCGAAGCATTTCAGCGAGAACTCCCTGCTCGGGGCCATGGAGGCGGCGGGCAAGTTCGTCGAGGACGACACCCTGCGCGAGGCCCTTAAAGAACGGGGGATCGGCACTCCGGCCACCCGGGCGGCCATCATCGAAACCCTGCTCAGCCGCAACTATATCCGGCGCGACAAAAAACATCTGCGCTGCACCGACATGGGCCGCTGCCTCATCGCCCTGATTCGGGACCCGCTCCTCAAATCACCGGAGATGACCGGAGAGTGGGAGGAAAAACTCAAGAAAATCGAGCGCAGCCAGCTGGACCCCGACGAATTCATGACCACCATCTCCGGCTACATCCGCACCCTGATTACGAGCAGCTCCGCCGCCCGGCTGGACACCAGCCGCTGGGGCAGCTGCCCGCTCTGCGGCAAGGAGGTGGTCAAGGGGAACAAAGCTTACGGCTGCTCGGGCTGGAAGGAGGGGTGCGGTTTTGTCCTCGACCCGGAATGCAAGGGAGTACCCCTGACCCCTAAGCAGATCCAGCTCCTGCTCCAGCAGCGCATCCTGGAGCAGCCGGTGCGGATCGAGGAAGAAGCGCGGATGCTGATCCTCTCCACCCAGGGCATGGTCATGGATCTCAAATTGCCTTCGGCCGAGCGGCAGAAGAAGGTGGAAAAAAATGATCGTCCTTGA